The Synechococcus sp. MVIR-18-1 region GGTTGGAAGGGATTCCACCGGGAGGTTCATACAACATCTCAAGCCAGTTCCCGTCTGGATCCCGTAAGTAAAAGGAGGCTGTGCCATCTCTGTGGTCATGCACCGCCCCAACGCTGGCCCCAGACGCTTTCAAGTGATCATGGACCACATCAACCTCAGCGCGATCGCGAAAGTGAAAGGCAAAATGCGGCCCTGCAGCTTTGTAGGTGGGGCCCAGGAGTGCTAATCCATCTCGACTCTCTCCCGCCTCGAGGTAACACCAGTCGTCCGCCTTCCATACCAAGCGCATGCCGAGATCACAGTAAAAAGCGATCGCACGTGACAGATCCTGCACACGGATGGCGACGTGGCCAAGGCGCTGTACTGCTGGCATAGATGCGATGAAAGATGAGGATCATTCTGGTGTGTCAATCACCATCTGTGAGTGACTCCACGAGCCAGACCGTTTCTTGACCCAGACCGTTTCTTGAGCCAGACCGCCTTGACCAAGCCGCCTTCAACGCGTCTGAAGCCACTCGGCAGCAT contains the following coding sequences:
- a CDS encoding VOC family protein; the encoded protein is MPAVQRLGHVAIRVQDLSRAIAFYCDLGMRLVWKADDWCYLEAGESRDGLALLGPTYKAAGPHFAFHFRDRAEVDVVHDHLKASGASVGAVHDHRDGTASFYLRDPDGNWLEMLYEPPGGIPSNQMEASAGLS